Genomic DNA from Nitratidesulfovibrio vulgaris str. Hildenborough:
CCCCCATGTGCTCCTCGGGCCTTCTCTTCAACATCGGCCAGCAGGAACCGCCCACCATCAAGACGTCGAAGGTATGGCTCAACAATGTGCCGGCCTATGCGGGTCTGGCTGCCGTCGACGCTTACATCGGAGCCACTGAACCGACCGAGGACGACCCCCTGAACAAGGTCTACCCCGGACGCTTCAAGTACGGCGGCGGGCACGTCATCGAAGACCTCGTGCGCGGCAAGTCCGTGCACCTTCGCGCCGAGGCCTACGGCACGGACTGCTACCCCAGAAGGTCGCTCGACAAGCAGATAACGCTGGCGGAGATGCCCTTCGCCCAGTTGTGGAACCCCCGCAACTGCTACCAGAACTACAATGCGGCGGTGAACCTCACCAGTCGCATCATCTACACGTACATGGGCCCGCTCAAGCCCAACATGCGTAACATCAACTTCGCCACGGCGGGCAGGCTCTCCCCGCTGTTCAACGACCCCTATTTCCGCACCATCGGCCTGGGCACGCGCATCTTCCTCGGCGGCAGCACGGGCTATGTCACCGGGGCAGGTACACAGCACGTCGCCGCGCCCAAGCGCACCGACAGGGGGCTTCCCCTCACCGGGGCGGGCACGCTCATGGTGCAGGGCGACCTGAAGGGCATGGACGCCCGCTACCTGCGAGGCCTCTCCTTCCTCGGCTACGGCTGCACGCTGGCGGTGGGCATCGGCATCCCCATTCCGGTGCTCAACGAGGAAATCGCGTGGTTCACCGGTGTCGACGATTCCGACATCCTGATGCCGGTTCGCGACTACGGGCACGACTACCCCAACTGCCTGCCCCGCATCATCCAGCACGTCAGCTACGAAGACCTCAAGAGCGGCGAGGT
This window encodes:
- a CDS encoding homocysteine biosynthesis protein, with translation MAHFKVNKTIAEINERIKQGKAVVLNAEEMTEAVRRMGKEKAAREVDVVTTGTFSPMCSSGLLFNIGQQEPPTIKTSKVWLNNVPAYAGLAAVDAYIGATEPTEDDPLNKVYPGRFKYGGGHVIEDLVRGKSVHLRAEAYGTDCYPRRSLDKQITLAEMPFAQLWNPRNCYQNYNAAVNLTSRIIYTYMGPLKPNMRNINFATAGRLSPLFNDPYFRTIGLGTRIFLGGSTGYVTGAGTQHVAAPKRTDRGLPLTGAGTLMVQGDLKGMDARYLRGLSFLGYGCTLAVGIGIPIPVLNEEIAWFTGVDDSDILMPVRDYGHDYPNCLPRIIQHVSYEDLKSGEVEVMGKKVESVPLTSYSISLEIADKLKSWIEKGTFTLTQPVELLPSA